A region from the Canis lupus dingo isolate Sandy chromosome X, ASM325472v2, whole genome shotgun sequence genome encodes:
- the LOC118353715 gene encoding uncharacterized protein LOC118353715 — MLHHKARRQAGEALRFLDSRGRTVAGEAASRLVRVGHVDIARFSSFSGMWPRRASPRGVPEPRPGDLALKREWSWRPLELGGGWETGRRSELPSSRLSPLETRYHRRAALSCAAPRFGAWKSPRSALSCSWLRPSPSPGFPPARFPLPPARACGDSSAPALGPRLGCPYPEPFSVGLGRSPGALSSLPERGQQSSARGATRPLGGPRRSAVRVPTWWRG, encoded by the exons ATGTTACATCACAAAGCCCGCCGACAGGCCGGGGAGGCTCTGCGCTTTTTAGATTCCAGGGGTCGGACGGTAGCGGGAGAAGCCGCTTCCAGGCTCGTCCGAGTGGGGCACGTGGACATCGCCAGGTTCTCCAGCTTCTCAGGAATGTGGCCGCGGCGCGCTTCGCCCAGGGGCGTCCCGGAGCCGAGACCCGGAGACCTAGCCCTT aaaCGTGAGTGGAGCTGGCGCCCCCTCGagctgggtgggggatgggagacaGGGAGAAGGTCCGAACTTCCGTCCTCCCGGCTTTCTCCCCTGGAAACCCGGTATCACCGGCGAGCTGCGCTCTCCTGCGCGGCTCCCAGGTTTGGCGCCTGGAAATCTCCACGTTCTGCTCTCTCCTGCTCCTGGctccgccccagccccagcccgggcTTCCCTCCCGCCCGCTTCCCCCTGCCTCCCGCGCGAGCGTGCGGGGACAGCTCCGCTCCGGCCCTGGGCCCACGGCTGGGCTGCCCGTACCCCGAGCCCTTCTCGGTGGGGCTTGGGCGCTCCCCCGGGGCTCTCTCTTCGCTCCCTGAGCGCGGCCAGCAGTCCTCCGCCCGCGGAGCCACTCGGCCCTTGGGAGGCCCCAGGCGCAGCGCCGTCCGTGTCCCCACTTGGTGGCGAGGCTAG